One Solea senegalensis isolate Sse05_10M linkage group LG3, IFAPA_SoseM_1, whole genome shotgun sequence genomic window carries:
- the LOC122766150 gene encoding protein spire homolog 1-like, which produces MYCGAVARSPGRWQFREEKACVRVLGVYLGCDGVAARDQTWHEVLEKIKKTLGMWKMRKLTLKDKYKPAPTSLEVIDSLGVMIYKALDYGLKENEERELSPPLEHLIDMMTNHNKSESDPCPDEGYEATEEEDECEEEEEEELVSATTNCTVARIRNYRDLILVGCFVKYL; this is translated from the exons ATGTACTGTGGCGCGGTGGCAAGGTCACCAGGCCGATGGCAGTTCAGGGAGGAAAAGGCCTGTGTGAGGGTCCTGGGTGTGTACCTCGGCTGTGACGGAGTGGCTGCCAGGGATCAGACTTGGCATGAGGTgcttgaaaaaattaaaaaaaccttgGGAATGTGGAAGATGAGGAAGCTTACACTCAAAG ATAAATACAAACCGGCTCCCACGTCATTAGAG GTTATCGACTCACTGGGTGTTATGATCTACAAAGCTCTGGACTATGGTCTCAAAGAAAACGAGGAGCGTGAACTCAGCCCGCCGCTCGAGCACCTGATTGACATGATGACCAACCACAATAAAAGTGAGAGCGACCCCTGTCCCGACGAGGGCTACGAGGCTACTGAAGAAGAGGAcgagtgtgaggaggaggaagaagaggagctTGTATCTGCCACCACCAACTGCACGGTCGCCAGAATACGCAACTATCGAGATCTTATCCTGGTAGGTTGTTTTGTGAAATATCTGTAA